TTAGCTGTGCGATCATAACGACGGTACAGAACCAAAATCCATAAAAAGCCGTCGCCGATGATAAAGACCATGTAATTCGGTCTACAATCATTTTATCATAAAGGGGCTCAGCTAAAGACCTAAGCGCAGGAATATAAGCCGCAAAATTACAGATAGCCACCACTAGAATACCGGCAACAATGCAGATAAGATAATCATACCACCTAGGTTTACCTTTTGTTTCAATCATAATCGGTCAAATAATTGGCTGTAAATATATTATTTTAAACAGGCCCAACATAGGTAATATATTTACCCAAATGCAGGCTCTTTGGTAAAACAATTACCTTTCGAATGAATATCAAAGTGCCTAAATTTACTTTATTCGAAATTCATTTCCTGATGAATATCGAGAACATATATAAACCTTATGAGCAAACGGCCAATTATTGAGCATACCATTGCCATATTATAATAACGATTTGACTAAATGGGAACATACTATTCTGAAAAAGAAGCACTCCTGACATTTTATACCTATTGGGAAAAATTTCATCCGGGGCTTGAAGACTTCCACAAGAGCTGGTTGCTGAAAAATGGGGAGATTATACCGATGACAAGAGGTCAGATCCTATCGGAGACTCCACATATGCAATCCACACTCTACATTGTATTGGTAGGTATATTGGCAAAAGAGCGTTATTGTCCCGATCGGGACGAACGACTCATCATGACGGTAGCCTTACCCCATATGGGATTTTTCACGACGATGCATTTTTTTAGCAGAAGTCCAGCATTGGGAGATATTGTCTGTTTAAAATCGGGATTAGTCCTCAAGATTCCCTACAAAGCCATAGGCCCCTATCGTAATCAGGAAAAAGCCATCGACACGTTAATTGATCTCTTGGTCAATAAGAAAAAATACCAACTTGACCATCTTCGGGTAATGGATTCATTGCTTATATCCACAGATCGTTATTTCTACTTCGCAGACCAACTACCGCAGCTCTGTCATACGCTTAGTCAAACCGAGCAAGCGCGGCTTTTACGCATGTCGGTGCGTTCTATTCGTCGGGCGAAGCAATTATATGTACGGAGCAAGTGATTTTTAGGTAACTTGATATCCTCGCTTCGGTCAAAAATCCTGGAATATCTTTGAATTAATGAAGAAAGATCAAGGACATCAGAACAGAAATAGAGAAGTCTCTAGCAGTTTAATTTTGATGCATTGAATCAATCAAGTGTAGAGTGGGCAGTAGTAATACGATTAAATTTTGTTGCATCAATTCACCCCAGAAAAGCTAATCTTGCGGTTACAACACATGAATTCTGTCATCCATTTGCGGCCGATTTCCGAAAGCTACAAAACACAAAATTCTGTGTCGTGTCAGATGGTGTCCGATGGTTTACGCTATGGCAATTGATCTTATTAAAATAATCCTTGAACTGATTTGTTAAACTTAATTCGGAATACTGTTTGATCTCAATGCCGCTGCATTTTTTTGGACCTTGTTCAGAAAATGTGCCTATAACCAAAATTCCATCTGGATTTATATTTTCTTTTACCTTCTTTAGATAACCTGCAATATCATCTTCGCTTGTTAAAAAATGAAAAGCTGCCCGGTCATGCCAAAAATCATAACTTTCTGTAGGCACAAAATGAGTAATATCCTCGACGATCCACTTTACCTTATCAGCTTTATCGCCTAACCGTTGTCTTGCTCTGTCAATAGCTTTTTCGGAAATATCCAAGACCGTAATATCTTCATATCCCAAATCTATTAGATAATCGACCAGCAAGCTATCACCACCACCAACGTCAATAATTTTTGCAGAGACAGGTACATTAAAAGCACTTAAATAATCCAAGGATGTTTGCGGTGTTTGCTGATACCAGCTTGTCTCTTTAAGCTCTTTGGTCTTGTAAATATTTTCCCAGTGATTTTTACGATTGAATCTTTCCATACATGTTTTTATGTTATGAACTTATTTAATTTATAGGCTGTTGCACCTGTCATATTCCGTTTGGGCTGTTGACCTATTTAACTATGAAGACTTAAATCTACAAAAAAGAGTCTATAAGCTCTTGCTATCAATCCATTTTGCTGGTCGGATTTTAGAAAACAGCCCCCCTTTAGGAACGATCGCATTCATTGCGATCTATTTGTCGGGCGATACAATGATATGTAGGCGAAAATAATTTTTAGGCCACCTGATGTCCTCGTTTTGGTGAAAAACCCTGCAATATCTTTGAGTTAACGAAAGAAGAAAAGTACGAAGGATTAAATTACAGTAATGAAGCAACAACAGTCAAACGGCAAAGGACAGGCTAACAGACATATCTCGGAGATAAGCCCGATCTACTCAGCAGTGAGCGATCCGAAGCAGGGCCATCCAGCAATGCTGCAGGAGGATGTCAGGGGCATGGCAGGAGATCATCGCATCTCGCTGGGAAACTGTTGTTGTGCAGGGCCAGTCAGAGATCGACACGGCCGTAGGTTTACGACCTTCCCGCGAGGCGGTAGGGGAAGAATTGGTCTGGCAGAATAAGGAGTCCCAGCGCCAGACCAAAGAGTCCGCTACGTGCGGGCTCGGGGCCAATGTACTGTCCAATTTTTTTGACCGATATGGACAATAGCATTGTGACTGGTTCATAAATCTAAGTTAGGCAATTTAAATCATACGATTATGGCATGGTTTCAATTACTTGCTAATGGAGATGCGACAGATCCAAACGACTACAATCAAGTGACTTCACCCGGTTGTAGTGGTGCGAATCATATCTGTGCAATTCAGACAAGTCCTGATGTAAACAACAAGCCTGTATTTACCACTTCCTTAAGGAATGAGATGATTACAGCGTTGAATACAAACTCCAGTAGCACCAACGTTCAGTTAAGAACAAACCCATAAATAAGGCCTAATACCTTATTTCAAAGGGCGCTCACAAGGCGCCCTTTCTGAAAATCAAATGTTTCACTTTTAAACTTAAAAATTATGCCTTGGTTTCAATTAGTAGCTGGTGGTGATCCCGCAGATCCTAACGACTGGATTATAACGGGTACACCGTCCTGTACGGGTGTTGACTACATCTGCGCAATCCAGACAAGTGCAAATGCAAACAATAAACCTGTATTCACCACTCCACTGAGGAATGAAATGATTCATGCACTCAATACGCAAATGAATACGGCAAATGTTCACTTACGGTCGATTCCTTAATTATCCCGAAAATTAATCAAGGGTAGTAATTATCCTTGATTAATGCTCTCTTTCCTTAATGATCATAACCTCGATCACCTTCTTTTCACGGACTGCTTCCAAGCCGTAATAAAGTATCTGTTCATTTAGTTTTTCCAAGGAGCTATAATCAGGAATATCCATAATTCCTTTAAAGCCCGATTCATCAAATGCCGGTGGATATAGTTCACTTACATCCAGTAAAAAAGCAAGATTATCTGCACCTTCCACTCGCCGACCATCCGTTGGCTTAACAGCATTTTCGCTTGATTTATCGGTCTTTCTAATAATGATTACGTCTTTTTCTTTCTTTTCAATAGATGCACTTACCC
The window above is part of the Sphingobacterium sp. ML3W genome. Proteins encoded here:
- a CDS encoding class I SAM-dependent methyltransferase, which codes for MERFNRKNHWENIYKTKELKETSWYQQTPQTSLDYLSAFNVPVSAKIIDVGGGDSLLVDYLIDLGYEDITVLDISEKAIDRARQRLGDKADKVKWIVEDITHFVPTESYDFWHDRAAFHFLTSEDDIAGYLKKVKENINPDGILVIGTFSEQGPKKCSGIEIKQYSELSLTNQFKDYFNKINCHSVNHRTPSDTTQNFVFCSFRKSAANG